Proteins from a genomic interval of Antedon mediterranea chromosome 5, ecAntMedi1.1, whole genome shotgun sequence:
- the LOC140049788 gene encoding sprouty-related, EVH1 domain-containing protein 2-like → MATGSPTATNQVIGTKLSDDVFSVEPLLSPSHHSISTQPKSKLQVPPLPNKNKVRQERCVHCTNVFDPSQNKRGQCQYAPDSALHCIRQLTCYYVAETLQYHCCSGDDNEDAEVCSCDPGQDGCCKKWTALVSLCIPCLLCYLTLRGCHKVGVKCGICGSKHIPEF, encoded by the exons ATGGCAACAG GTAGCCCTACTGCCACAAATCAAGTCATAGGCACTAAACTTAGTGATGACGTTTTT TCAGTTGAACCCTTATTGTCACCGAGTCATCACAGTATTTCAACTCAACCTAAAAGTAAACTACAGGTTCCACCATTGCCCAATAAAAACAAAGTGCGACAAGAACGCTGCGTACATTGCACAAATGTGTTTGATCCAAGTCAGAACAAACGAGGTCAATGTCAGTATGCACCAGATAGTGCTTTACATTGTATTAGACAACTAACATGTTATTATGTAGCAGAAACTTTGCAATATCATTGTTGTTCAGGTGATGACAATGAAGACGCGGAAGTTTGTTCATGTGATCCAGGACAGGACGGATGTTGTAAAAAATGGACTGCTCTAGTATCCCTATGCATACCTTGTCTTTTATGCTACCTAACTCTGAGAGGTTGCCATAAAGTTGGTGTCAAGTGTGGGATATGTGGAAGCAAACATATACCTGAATTTTAG
- the LOC140049462 gene encoding ferroptosis suppressor protein 1-like codes for MTSFRRAKRVVPLLAAAFIGARQISVASAGNDQGLKSKRVVVVGGGYGGSEFAQRIKDKCQLTVIDPKEGLHHNMGALRACVEPGFAKKTFIPYDKTFGESFKRGEASSINVQDKSVTIKSGNRYESVSYDYLVIATGSEGQFPCKVTNCVDNHEIISKYESLKDQIHASTKIVIVGGGAAGVELAGEIMTDLKGKEVYLIHPHEKLVSAMYEDSFTNSVRDQLKALGVKLVLGERVSNLRDLPTSATPSVVETDKGSKIDADLVVPCTGLKVNTSAYGISLSNKMDSKGYLKVDNTLQVEGCDGVYAIGDCNNSHEAKLAHLAQTQAKYLAKTIETVDSGKSVTPYKPGGKMMALSIGREGGALQNGTWVLGAFFARFIKSKDVFTKPTWSSMKQSPPQN; via the exons ATGACTTCATTTCGAAGAGCAAAACGTGTTGTTCCATTGCTAGCTGCTGCTTTTATAGGAGCTAGACAG ATTTCTGTAGCCAGTGCTGGAAATGATCAGGGATTGAAATCAAAGCGTGTTGTCGTTGTTGGAGGGGGTTATGGCGGTTCAGAATTTGCTCAACGCATTAAAGATAAATGTCAATTGACTGTTATTGATCCTAAGGAAGGATTGCATCATAACATGGGAGCATTGAGAGCATGTGTGGAACCAG ggttTGCAAAGAAGACATTCATTCCATATGATAAGACATTTGGAGAAAGCTTTAAAAGAGGAGAAGCTAGTTCAATCAATGTACAAGATAAAAGTGTAACTATAAAATCTGGTAATCGATATGAAAGTGTCTCATATGATTACCTTGTCATAGCAACAGGGTCAGAGGGCCAATTCCCATGCAAGGTGACCAACTGTGTAGATAATCACGAAATTATTAGCAAGTATGAATCGCTAAAGGATCAG ATTCATGCTTCTACTAAGATTGTTATAGTAGGAGGCGGAGCTGCTGGTGTTGAGTTAGCTGGTGAGATAATGACAGATTTAAAAGGAAAAGAAGTTTACCTTATCCATCCACATGAGAAGCTTGTCAGTGCAATGTATGAAGACAGTTTCACAAACAGTGTACGTGACCAACTCAAAGCACTTGGAGTCAAACTTGTTCTTG GAGAAAGGGTATCCAACTTGAGAGACCTACCAACATCAGCAACACCCTCAGTAGTTGAAACAGATAAAGGATCCAAAATTGACGCAGACTTAGTGGTACCATGTACAGGGCTTAAGGTGAACACGAGTGCCTATGGAATTAGTTTGT CAAATAAAATGGACAGTAAAGGGTATTTGAAAGTTGACAATACACTGCAAGTAGAAGGCTGTGATGGTGTGTATGCTATTGGTGATTGCAATAATTCACATGAAGCTAAACTAGCACATTTAGCTCAAACTCAGGCAAAATACCTTGCTAAGACCATTGAAACAGTTGACAGTGGAAAGAGTGTCACTCCTTACAAACCAG gAGGCAAGATGATGGCATTATCAATTGGTAGAGAAGGTGGTGCACTGCAAAATGGCACTTGGGTTCTAGGTGCATTCTTTGCACGATTCATAAAGAGTAAGGATGTATTTACAAAACCAACATGGTCCTCCATGAAGCAGTCTCCAcctcaaaattaa